CTGTACCTAGAAGAATCTCCTGAAGACCAGCAAAAAGATCAGATATAAAACTTCCCATATTATTTACATTTGAAGATACAGAACTCTCACTATTTTTCACAGAACTTACAGCTTCATTAACTTGATATGTAAGCTCTATCATTTGGCTTGTCGCCCTAAGAATCTCTTCACTTCCTGTACTTAGTTCATGTATATTTTTACTAATTTCATCCATGGAGTCTTTTACTTCCTCTATTTCTACACTTATAGACTTAAAAGCATCACCACTAGCTATAACATGTTCTCCCATAGAATCTATTGATTCTAAAAGTTGATTTAAACTCGAAGATATTTGCAAGGTACTATTAGCACTAGATTCAGCTAATTTTCTTACCTCCCCTGCAACTACAGCAAAACCACGTCCTTGATCCCCAGCATGAGCCGCTTCAATAGCTGCATTCATAGCTAATAGATTAGTCTGATCACTTATATCTGATATGACTTTAGTCATAACCTTTATACTCTCAATATGTTCTGTAACTCTTTGGAATGAAGAGGATGTTTTATCTATTACCAAGGCGCCATTTACAGCTCTATCTTTTAAATTATTAACACTACTCTTTTTACTATGTATAATATTTGCAGAGTTTTTTATTGATGAAACCATCTGCTCAAGGGAAGCACTTGTTTCTGTAATGTTAGCTGATTGATCCTCTGAAATTGTTTCTAAGGTAACTAGACTTCTGTTTATCTGTTCAAGTGACTCTTTAGATATAAAAAATTGATCATTAAGGGTTCCTGCTTTTACAGAGATACTATTTATATTACTCTCTATCTCTGAAATAGAGTCGGCAGTTAATTTTGATTTCTCCATCATTCCATCAGCCTCATCAAGTTGCGAGGTTGAAGCTGATACTAGTTGTACCATTCTTCGGGTCTGTTCATCACTCTCTTTAATCTTTGTAATTGCATCAATAGAGACACGGTCCAATATAATTCTAATTGAAATAAACATAAATAGTATCATTATTATCAAAACACTTGGTATAAATATCTGGTCACTAAATTTAACGGCAACCTCAGTAATACTACCATTATTTACCTTGATAACAATAAATGTAACATAGGTGAGAATTAAGTATGAGTATTGGAAAACCAAGTGTTTTAAATTAGGTACAAAGATAAGGGATATTGACATACTCATTAATACTATAATAGTGAATCTATAATATGCTAATTCTGTATAGGGCATAGTGTAAGCACTATAGGATGAGGTAATAGCAAGAATATATGTAAAGATTAGAGAGACAGATGTATATTTCCCCCTATATATTCTAATATTTTGGTATATAAAAAAAAGGCAAAAAACTAACATAATAATTACTGAATCAAACTCCCCTCTAACTAGGGACCTTGAACCTAAAAGTATCATTAAAGTAAGAAAAACTTTAATAACTATACTAAGCATTGGTGCTTTAAGACGAACTTCATAAGCTGAATCTTTATATTCTTCTGTAATCTTTATCATAATAAATCTAAACCTCTTAATATTATTTTTAATTTTATAAGCTACTAGAAATATAAAAATATACCTTTAAAGGTCTCTTCACATGTAATATTTTTACTTAAAAAGTAATTATTTTACAAATATTAAAGATTAATTAGAATTTAACACTTAGAAATTTTTAATTTGCTATTTGTTCTCCTTTTTTTACTATTTTTTGAAGGTGGTGGTATTAAAGCCTTTGGGCCAAATCCAACTAAATCCTGTCTCCCTGCCTTACCTAATGTTTTTAAAACTGTTACATAATTCTCTGGTCTATTAAACTGTAAAAGAGCCCTTTGTGCCTGTTTATCACTATGATCCGTTGCAACAAATATTTTTTTACCACTTGTTGGGTTGTATCCTGAGTAGTACATAGCTGTAGAGAGAGTTCCAGGTGTTGGATAAAAATCCTGGACCTGATCCGGTGTAAAACCCAACTTCTTTAAATATTCTGCTAATTTAATTGCATCTTCAACAGTTGAACCAGGGTGACTTGATATAAAGTATGGAACAAAAAACTGTTTTTTCCCTAAACTGGTATTAAACTGCTGATACTTGGATATAAAACTTTCAAACACCTCGTGTTTAGGTTTACCCATTACCTGTAAAACCCTATTTGATATGTGTTCAGGAGCTATTTTTAGTTGACCACTAATATGATGCTCTACTAATTCCTTAAAAAATGTCTCATCACTATCCTTTAGTAGATAATCGAATCTTATTCCTGACCTTATAAAAACCTTTTTAATACCAGGTAAATTTCTTAATTTTCTTAGTAGTTTCAAATATGAA
Above is a genomic segment from Thiospirochaeta perfilievii containing:
- a CDS encoding methyl-accepting chemotaxis protein, with product MIKITEEYKDSAYEVRLKAPMLSIVIKVFLTLMILLGSRSLVRGEFDSVIIMLVFCLFFIYQNIRIYRGKYTSVSLIFTYILAITSSYSAYTMPYTELAYYRFTIIVLMSMSISLIFVPNLKHLVFQYSYLILTYVTFIVIKVNNGSITEVAVKFSDQIFIPSVLIIMILFMFISIRIILDRVSIDAITKIKESDEQTRRMVQLVSASTSQLDEADGMMEKSKLTADSISEIESNINSISVKAGTLNDQFFISKESLEQINRSLVTLETISEDQSANITETSASLEQMVSSIKNSANIIHSKKSSVNNLKDRAVNGALVIDKTSSSFQRVTEHIESIKVMTKVISDISDQTNLLAMNAAIEAAHAGDQGRGFAVVAGEVRKLAESSANSTLQISSSLNQLLESIDSMGEHVIASGDAFKSISVEIEEVKDSMDEISKNIHELSTGSEEILRATSQMIELTYQVNEAVSSVKNSESSVSSNVNNMGSFISDLFAGLQEILLGTEGITNAMFDLSKMSKRLNLNTKELNRKISIS